In Desulfobaccales bacterium, the following are encoded in one genomic region:
- a CDS encoding C4-type zinc ribbon domain-containing protein, which yields RAEALAKMDQLDKSMAKDLTAREASSKGLPASMLKRYGALREQRRGVAVVEARDGSCLGCNMNLPPQLYNSLFRGDELIACPHCQRVLLLRLETNNG from the coding sequence AGCGGGCCGAGGCGCTGGCCAAGATGGACCAGTTGGATAAATCCATGGCCAAAGACCTCACTGCCAGGGAAGCTTCATCCAAAGGCCTTCCGGCTTCGATGCTGAAACGTTACGGCGCTCTGCGGGAACAACGCAGGGGGGTGGCTGTTGTCGAGGCGAGGGACGGCTCATGTCTTGGCTGCAACATGAACCTGCCGCCGCAGCTTTACAACAGTCTGTTTCGCGGTGATGAGCTGATTGCCTGTCCCCACTGCCAGCGGGTGCTGCTGCTCAGGCTTGAAACGAATAACGGGTAG